A window of the Phycicoccus sp. M110.8 genome harbors these coding sequences:
- a CDS encoding HYR domain-containing protein: MHLRLASRGVAALAVALLTTYAAGSAYADSIPVVDGDTAAMSTTDIAVSGCTLPVQRDGLVTVKRNGNAHLTPGADFSLVWSSSDTNVTVERTDTTQKVPATYDQNGQDSFQVGIRTTIKASAASTGQSTVSVKVTQPGYTSMTAATYAVSWSCSTNTAPVLTIGGVTNGASYEYGSVPAASCSWTDDHDGSGTVLPTVSGPSGKLGTQTVSCSKTDSAGLVGTASASYSIVDTTGPVLGTVADVSASAVDASGAAVTYTAPTATDAVDGDRPVTCAPASGSTFSLGSTTVTCSATDLTGNKGTTTFAVKVADTTAPVVTVPKDVTLAATSPAGAAYSYTATATDNVDGDLTPSCSPASGSTFAFGDTKVTCSAGDKAGNTSSASFVVTVQDKTAPVVTVHEPKSVEATGPDGAVVSWEAATATDDVDGSRPVTCDHASGATYPVGSTTVTCSADDTHGNTGTATFAVVVTDTTPPALDLPKAVTAEATSPNGAVVSWKASATDLVDGAVDLSCDPASGTQFALDAPATVTCTATDSHGNPATGSFTVTVRDTTAPSLPSFTDVTAEATGPQGAAVEYSVDPAKDLVDGDVALTCSPASGSTFKLGATTVTCTATDKHGNADSGTLTVTVQDTTPPTFDPISVDTAEATGPDGAAVTFAPHATDTVDATPAIACDHASGSTFPLGATQVTCTATDFSGNKSAQTFTVNVADTTEPVVSTPPSQTIEATSAAGAAYTWVMPTATDLVDGDRPVTCDHEQGSTFPLGTTVVTCSASDLSKNVGSSSFTVTVQDTTAPAFGAAPNLTAVATSASGAKVTYTNPVATDLVDGATAVTCAPASGSTFPLGTTTVICTSTDQAGNTATKTFTVTVTVAWSGFLAPVTEGGSYKQGSTIPVKFALTGASAGVTNLQATLWLRKLPSATTGSDPVAVSTSAATTGNLFRYTDGQYLFNLNTKPLGVGSYELRVDLGDGVARTVTISLR, translated from the coding sequence ATGCACCTACGCCTTGCCTCTCGAGGAGTCGCCGCGCTCGCGGTCGCCCTCCTCACGACGTATGCCGCGGGGTCGGCCTACGCCGACTCCATCCCGGTCGTGGACGGGGACACCGCCGCCATGTCCACCACCGACATCGCAGTCTCCGGCTGCACCCTTCCCGTCCAGCGCGACGGCCTCGTCACGGTCAAGCGCAACGGCAACGCGCACCTGACGCCAGGTGCGGACTTCAGCCTGGTCTGGTCCAGCAGCGACACCAACGTCACGGTCGAGCGCACGGACACCACGCAGAAGGTGCCGGCCACCTACGACCAGAACGGCCAGGACTCCTTCCAGGTCGGCATCCGCACGACCATCAAGGCCAGTGCGGCCAGCACCGGGCAGTCGACCGTCTCGGTGAAGGTGACCCAGCCGGGCTACACCAGCATGACCGCCGCGACCTACGCGGTGAGCTGGAGCTGCAGCACGAACACCGCACCGGTCCTCACCATCGGGGGCGTCACCAACGGCGCGTCTTACGAGTACGGCAGCGTCCCGGCCGCCAGCTGTTCCTGGACCGACGACCACGACGGCTCGGGCACGGTCCTGCCGACCGTCAGCGGGCCGAGCGGCAAGCTCGGCACCCAGACGGTCAGCTGCAGCAAGACCGACTCGGCCGGCCTCGTCGGCACGGCCTCGGCCAGCTACTCGATCGTCGACACGACCGGTCCCGTGCTCGGCACCGTGGCGGACGTCTCGGCCTCGGCCGTCGACGCCAGCGGCGCAGCGGTGACCTACACCGCGCCGACCGCGACCGACGCGGTCGACGGCGACCGCCCGGTGACCTGCGCACCGGCGTCGGGCTCGACCTTCTCGCTCGGCAGCACCACGGTTACCTGCTCGGCCACCGACCTCACCGGCAACAAGGGGACGACCACCTTCGCAGTGAAGGTCGCAGACACCACCGCCCCCGTCGTCACGGTGCCCAAGGACGTCACCCTCGCGGCGACCAGCCCGGCGGGCGCCGCGTACTCGTACACCGCGACCGCGACGGACAACGTGGACGGCGACCTCACGCCCTCCTGCAGCCCGGCCTCGGGCAGCACCTTCGCGTTCGGTGACACCAAGGTCACCTGCAGCGCCGGCGACAAGGCCGGCAACACGAGCAGCGCGTCCTTCGTCGTCACCGTCCAGGACAAGACGGCGCCGGTCGTGACGGTCCACGAGCCGAAGTCCGTGGAGGCCACCGGCCCCGACGGCGCGGTCGTCAGCTGGGAGGCTGCGACGGCCACCGACGACGTTGACGGCAGCCGTCCGGTCACCTGCGACCACGCCAGCGGCGCCACCTACCCGGTGGGCAGCACGACCGTGACCTGCTCGGCCGACGACACCCACGGCAACACCGGCACGGCGACCTTCGCGGTCGTCGTCACCGACACGACGCCGCCGGCGCTCGACCTGCCGAAGGCCGTCACTGCGGAGGCGACCAGCCCCAACGGTGCCGTGGTGAGCTGGAAGGCCTCGGCCACCGACCTCGTCGACGGCGCCGTGGACCTGAGCTGCGACCCGGCCTCGGGCACCCAGTTCGCGCTCGACGCACCCGCGACGGTGACCTGCACCGCGACCGACTCGCACGGCAACCCGGCGACCGGCTCCTTCACGGTCACGGTGAGGGACACCACCGCACCCTCGCTGCCGTCCTTCACGGACGTCACCGCCGAGGCCACGGGCCCCCAGGGCGCAGCCGTCGAGTACTCGGTCGACCCGGCGAAGGACCTGGTCGACGGCGACGTCGCCCTGACCTGCTCGCCGGCGAGCGGCTCGACGTTCAAGCTCGGCGCGACCACGGTCACGTGCACCGCGACCGACAAGCACGGCAACGCCGACAGCGGCACGTTGACCGTGACGGTGCAGGACACGACGCCGCCGACGTTCGACCCGATCTCGGTCGACACGGCCGAGGCCACCGGCCCGGACGGTGCAGCGGTGACGTTCGCGCCGCACGCCACGGACACCGTCGACGCGACCCCCGCGATCGCCTGTGACCACGCGTCCGGCTCGACCTTCCCGCTGGGCGCCACGCAGGTCACCTGCACGGCGACGGACTTCTCGGGCAACAAGTCGGCGCAGACCTTCACGGTCAACGTCGCCGACACCACGGAGCCAGTCGTGAGCACCCCGCCGAGCCAGACGATCGAGGCCACCTCGGCCGCCGGCGCGGCATACACGTGGGTGATGCCGACCGCGACCGACCTGGTCGACGGCGACCGTCCGGTGACCTGCGACCACGAGCAGGGCAGCACCTTCCCGCTCGGGACGACGGTCGTGACCTGTTCGGCGAGCGACCTGAGCAAGAACGTCGGGTCGTCCTCCTTCACCGTCACGGTCCAGGACACCACCGCTCCGGCGTTCGGCGCCGCGCCGAACCTCACGGCCGTGGCGACCTCGGCGAGCGGGGCCAAGGTCACCTACACCAACCCGGTGGCCACCGACCTGGTCGACGGCGCGACCGCTGTCACCTGCGCCCCGGCGAGCGGCAGCACCTTCCCGCTCGGCACCACGACGGTGATCTGCACGTCGACGGACCAGGCCGGCAACACGGCGACGAAGACCTTCACGGTCACGGTCACGGTGGCGTGGAGCGGGTTCCTGGCCCCGGTCACCGAGGGCGGGTCGTACAAGCAGGGCAGCACGATTCCGGTGAAGTTCGCCCTCACGGGCGCCTCGGCCGGCGTGACGAACCTGCAGGCCACCCTCTGGCTGCGGAAGCTGCCGTCGGCGACGACCGGTTCGGACCCCGTGGCCGTGTCGACCTCTGCTGCCACGACCGGGAACCTGTTCCGGTACACGGACGGGCAGTACCTGTTCAACCTCAACACCAAGCCGCTCGGGGTCGGCAGCTACGAGCTGCGCGTCGACCTCGGTGACGGCGTCGCACGCACCGTGACGATCAGCTTGCGCTGA
- a CDS encoding cold-shock protein, protein MAQGTVKWFNAEKGFGFIAQDGGGPDVFVHYSAIDSSGYRSLDEAQRVEFEVTQGPKGPQADAVRPI, encoded by the coding sequence ATGGCACAGGGAACCGTTAAGTGGTTCAACGCTGAGAAGGGCTTCGGCTTCATCGCCCAGGACGGCGGGGGCCCCGACGTGTTCGTCCACTACTCGGCCATCGACTCCTCGGGCTACCGCTCGCTGGACGAGGCTCAGCGTGTGGAGTTCGAGGTCACCCAGGGTCCGAAGGGCCCCCAGGCTGACGCCGTTCGCCCGATCTGA
- a CDS encoding penicillin-binding transpeptidase domain-containing protein has product MDRRGVVGAVAAVAVVAAGGAGVWWWRHDQAEQEADRAARAEVTAYASGWSQRSFAKTGTDFTSPTATVQADFTRATSGLGSGPVTVAPGAVRRTGDRATSTLRVTWTLPGGVPWSYDVPVTVAKRDGGSWAVSLPTGSSPWHPTLKKSDRLIASRTWGTRGDLLDRSGTALMPLGKVYPVQLDPGRATAETARALEKIVDEPSGSLVAKLAAAQKAGSKAPIPVITYRQSDFDARRDKLDALKGVVYPAREQPLGRTRTFGQPLLGSFGPVSAEKVAAGKGRYTAGDYAGTSGLQGQYDATLGGTPGVTVTSSGAPDTPLFQKAAVDGKDVKTTLDPTVQAAAEKALTGTKDVPSALVAVDVKTGDVLASANSPELGLDRAITGRYPPGSSFKVATTYALLTGKKVTPGTTVTCPKTFVVDGRSYKNFEGEELGTPNFADDFAHSCNTAFVQLSSRLGDGDMAAAGKALGIGAGWAKTLGVAGAFDGSIPTNNGKTDKASASIGQGRNLVSPLALAVMAGSVARGAYVPPALVTDPDPAGADRSPQQLDAGVVDQLRTLMGRVVSDGTATVLRGTPGGTVRGKTGTAEFGTENPPRTHAWFIGYQGDLAFAVLVEEGRSGGAVAAPVAKAFLTDLASRQ; this is encoded by the coding sequence ATGGACAGACGAGGGGTCGTCGGGGCAGTGGCAGCGGTGGCCGTGGTGGCGGCCGGCGGCGCCGGGGTCTGGTGGTGGCGGCACGACCAGGCCGAGCAGGAGGCGGACCGGGCCGCCCGCGCCGAGGTCACGGCATACGCCTCGGGGTGGTCCCAGCGCTCCTTCGCCAAGACGGGCACGGACTTCACCTCGCCCACGGCGACGGTGCAGGCGGACTTCACGCGCGCCACGTCGGGGCTCGGCTCCGGCCCGGTCACGGTCGCTCCGGGGGCAGTCCGCCGCACGGGCGACCGGGCGACCTCGACCCTGCGCGTCACGTGGACGCTGCCGGGCGGCGTGCCGTGGAGCTACGACGTCCCGGTGACGGTGGCGAAGCGGGACGGCGGGTCCTGGGCGGTCAGCCTGCCCACCGGCTCCTCGCCGTGGCACCCGACGCTGAAGAAGTCCGACCGGCTCATCGCCTCCCGGACCTGGGGCACCCGCGGCGACCTGCTGGACCGGTCGGGCACCGCGCTCATGCCGCTCGGCAAGGTCTACCCGGTGCAGCTCGACCCGGGCCGCGCGACCGCCGAGACGGCCAGGGCGCTGGAGAAGATCGTCGACGAGCCGTCCGGCAGCCTCGTGGCGAAGCTGGCCGCGGCCCAGAAGGCGGGGTCGAAGGCGCCCATCCCCGTCATCACCTACCGGCAGTCGGACTTCGACGCGCGGCGGGACAAGCTCGACGCGCTCAAGGGCGTCGTCTACCCGGCCCGGGAGCAGCCGCTCGGGCGGACGCGCACCTTCGGCCAGCCGCTGCTCGGCTCGTTCGGGCCCGTGAGTGCCGAGAAGGTCGCCGCGGGCAAGGGCCGCTACACCGCCGGCGACTACGCCGGCACCAGCGGGCTACAGGGCCAGTACGACGCCACGCTCGGCGGCACCCCCGGCGTCACGGTCACCTCCAGCGGCGCGCCGGACACCCCGCTGTTCCAGAAGGCCGCGGTCGACGGCAAGGACGTGAAGACCACGCTCGACCCGACGGTGCAGGCGGCAGCCGAGAAGGCGCTGACCGGCACCAAGGACGTGCCCTCGGCACTGGTGGCGGTCGACGTCAAGACCGGTGACGTGCTCGCCTCCGCGAACTCGCCCGAGCTCGGCCTCGACCGGGCGATCACGGGTCGCTACCCGCCGGGGTCCTCGTTCAAGGTCGCGACGACCTACGCCCTGCTCACCGGGAAGAAGGTCACGCCGGGCACCACCGTCACCTGCCCGAAGACCTTCGTCGTCGACGGCCGGTCGTACAAGAACTTCGAGGGCGAGGAGCTCGGCACCCCGAACTTCGCCGACGACTTCGCGCACTCGTGCAACACGGCATTCGTGCAGCTCTCCTCCCGGCTGGGCGACGGCGACATGGCCGCGGCCGGCAAGGCGCTCGGCATCGGCGCCGGCTGGGCGAAGACGCTCGGCGTGGCGGGTGCCTTCGACGGCAGCATCCCGACGAACAACGGCAAGACCGACAAGGCGTCCGCGTCCATCGGGCAGGGGCGCAACCTGGTCTCCCCGCTGGCCCTGGCTGTCATGGCCGGCAGCGTGGCGCGCGGCGCCTACGTCCCGCCGGCCCTGGTGACCGACCCCGACCCCGCGGGTGCGGACCGCTCGCCGCAGCAGCTCGACGCCGGCGTCGTGGACCAGCTCCGCACCCTCATGGGCCGGGTGGTCAGCGACGGGACGGCGACGGTGCTGCGCGGCACGCCCGGCGGCACGGTCCGCGGCAAGACGGGCACCGCGGAGTTCGGCACCGAGAACCCGCCGAGGACGCACGCGTGGTTCATCGGCTACCAGGGCGACCTCGCGTTCGCCGTCCTCGTCGAGGAGGGACGCAGCGGCGGCGCGGTCGCGGCCCCGGTCGCCAAGGCGTTCCTCACCGACCTCGCGTCGCGGCAGTAG